GGGGTTGTCAGGGTGTAATTTATCCTATGGCTCTGTCTGTGCAGATTAGGCAGCTCCATCTCTAGCTGGCCTCCTCTATGAGCCGAGCCAAGGTGTCTCTGAGCTCCGTCAGCTCAAAGATCTTGCCGTCCAGCATCTCCAGCAGCGTCCGCAGGCTCTTTCTGAAATTCTCCTGTTCCTCTTGGTTCTCCTCTAGCCGCTGCTCCGCGCCCGCCAACTGCTCCTCAAGCACCCGACCGCGCAGCTCCGTCTCCTGGAGAAACAACATTGTTGACATGTTTATGTCATTAGGTGGgcaataacagttttttttttgttttggtataCATGAGATTTTTATTTGACACAGGAAAAATCTGCTTTGAGTTTAGTAACTATCTCTTTCACTCACCTCAAGTTTCTGGGTAAGAGTGTCTTTTTGCTCCATCAGGTCGTTCATGTTTTCTAATTCCTCTTTCAACTTTTCCATTTCCTGGACGAcattaaaacagattaaaaggCTGAGTAACATGAATCTAGGGTGCATGAGCTATTGCATTTCAAGGCAAGCCACTCcccttattctctctctctcacacacacacacacacacacacacacacacacacacacacacacacacacacacacacacacacacacacacacacctcttcttTATCCCTTAGCGTAGTCTCCAGCTCCTCTATGGTTTGGTTCAGTTCAGTCTTTTGTGATTTGATCACTGGGGTTTGGTTGCTCTGGCATTCCAGCTCTGTCACCTAAAAGGGCAAAATGGACATCATGATTCAGAtccatggagagagagagattggtgCAACAGAAACAACTTATCTTTATTCCCAGAATACCTCTTTTTACTCTCCCTCATGCTTACactcgtctctcctctctgtttttttctcccatccTCTCATGTCAACTTCACACCATCCTTTCCCCAATGATCACTCCTGTTtgatttgaatgaattaatcacacatgaaaacaagcaACAGCATTCCCGTGCCCCTTCCCTCACCCGTTTGTGTAGTCTCTCGGCCTCCTCCTGGTAGGCAGCCAGTTGTTGTTTCCACTGTTTGACGTTGGCTGTGGACTCCAGCAGAGCTGCCGTTAGCTTGGCATTGTTCCCCTTTAGTGCCTCCAGCTCAGCCTCCCAGTGTTTTGTCATGGCGGGGCTGCAGAGCACAGGGACATATCAGTTTACCACAACAGTAGAATAAGATAATAAGTGCTCATGCTTTCATGTTGGATGTGACTGTGAAGATTTATTTCCAACAAGACCTCAGAAAAAATTACAGTATCAGAACCTTTATTGTCTTGTAAGTAGCCAgatatctatccatccatccatccatccatccatccacccatccatccatccatccatccatccatccatccatccacccacctatccatccatccatccatccatccatccatccatccatccatccatccatccatccatccatccacccacctatccatccatccatccatccatccatccatccatccatccatccatccatctatccatccatccatccatccatccatccatccatctatccatccatccatccatccatctatccaacCTTACTCCAGTGCTGAAAGCTGACAAAGGCTGCAGCAGGCGCTCAGACTGGAAGGATCGGCACTTTCAGGCCAGTAACTGTGAAAGCAGCCGTCTGCCACATGAGTTGTAATCTGAGATTATATCCTCAGACTGGCTGGAGCCTAATCTGGTCCAGCTACTCACAGACCagaagatgagatgagagataAGGGAGAAGTGATTGAATGTGATTGAATTTCATGATGGAGAGGCGTAGTGAGTCGGAAGAAAACGGCTGGTGAAAAAAACCCTCCACTTGCATATGAGCTATTCAGTCGACAGTTCAGAGCTGAAGTGTAATattagatatactgtatgttttaagGGAAAATGCTTCCGCTCTGCATCTCCCTTGATAGACATGACGATTACAGGAATTCATTTAAGATTTACATAATGcccactctgtctctcacaTAATGTCTGACTTGGGCGGGAGAATGTACAAGAGACCTAAACGTTGTCGAGTACCGAC
This genomic window from Seriola aureovittata isolate HTS-2021-v1 ecotype China chromosome 5, ASM2101889v1, whole genome shotgun sequence contains:
- the homer1b gene encoding homer protein homolog 1b isoform X2, which produces MGEQPIYSTRAHVFQIDPNTKKNWLPTSKHAVTVSYFYDSTRNVYRIISLDGTKAIINSTISPNMTFTKTSQKFGQWADSRANTVYGLGFSTEHHLSKFAEKFAEYKEAARLAKEKSQEKMEMATSPSQESPGGELSSPLTPVTPPMENINGTDEICDTTPNSDTRPEPAQNALAFTHSPAMTKHWEAELEALKGNNAKLTAALLESTANVKQWKQQLAAYQEEAERLHKRVTELECQSNQTPVIKSQKTELNQTIEELETTLRDKEEEMEKLKEELENMNDLMEQKDTLTQKLEETELRGRVLEEQLAGAEQRLEENQEEQENFRKSLRTLLEMLDGKIFELTELRDTLARLIEEAS